ATCTATTGAATTATTATTCATCTACACCAAGACTCtctcaaaattgattttattcttTGATTGTACTTAAATATTCCAAGcttacataattgttttaacatgaagttttattttttgccttaaaGTCATACTTGAATTATTCAGACTAATAAACTTAATTACCAGCAGAATGCATCTTTATTATAACAAGAAATAATCTTTAATTTCAGACATTTGTTTTAAGTGgttgtaaattaattttaattacataaaaGTCTAGTCTAGACGAGAGACAACCTGTCCATTGTTTTACCTCGTCTTAATTGGCATCAGGGTCTCACAAACACAGTTGGACGGACTGACGGTCACACTTATATACTGCACTTACCTGGCGTTAATTGCCACCTTTGTGTTCTTAAGTGATAGGCACTTAAGtctattgttttcataaattgaCTTGACGAAAGTGTGTCCTTTTCCTGTTTGTctgttaattgatatttaatgacTTTGTTTCTATATAAACTCCTTGGTTTTCTTGTCACTTCAGTCTTAAAGAAACAATCATTTCAAGTACTTCAGCTAGTAGCAAAAGCCCTTCAATCTATATTGAgcacaatttgttttgttacattGCTAAAGATACTTGTTATAGGGCTTGTTTAATTGTTGGAGGTGTAAAAAGTTTCTAAAGAGTGCTAGTGTTTggatttgagaaaaaataaatcatctgAGTGACTGCCTAATTCTAATTTAATACTTAGTCACACTGAACCTAGTTCAGAATGGTATGTACACCTAATAAGTGTTCACCTGCTTCTGAaaagtttacaaaaatgaaGGAAAAGTATCTAATAAAAAAGTGCAACCTGAAGGCTATGTTGAAATGTAAGTACTTAATAAAAGATATTCCCTTTaccattattatcattattattattaatattattattattattattattattattattattatttgtagtttgattaataatgaaaatgtatttgatatgcaacattgatatgttaatgacaatataattgttaaaaaaatattgtttcaattcagCCAAAGACCTGTGTGAGATTGAGTCCCAAAGAAGCGGGCCGACCGAGGCAGAGCGCGGGGTAGTGCGTCTCCGTGACGCCATGCCGGAGAAGATAGCGACGTTCTGCAAGGCACACCTTTCCAGTCTTCTCCATATGGACGACCACAAACTCGACGAGATAGTTCAAACCCACGTTACCGACCATAACGCTAACAAGAAGAATGCCACCACAATACTCTCTAAGAAGAAAGGTAATTACTTGGGATAGTAAGGGTATATGAAAGATAAAGACAGCATAATTGGTAATAACTAGTTTAAGCATTCAGGGATAACCGAAGGAAAATTTCACGCCTGTGAAGTAAATGTCTAAAATGAGAACTCTGAAATCATGTACACACATCAACAAAAGCTTTTGACTTTGGATATTACAATGATTTTGGGCAAATTCAATTGTATacagatttattttttgctCGATCGTGTGTTACCAATCCAGTATCCACAATTTCTTCTCTCTCCTTCCAGAGCGCAGCGCTAGCTCGACCGCGTTATCGAAGGAATTGGTGTACGCCATGAGTAAGTTTGTGGACTACCTCTCCCAATCAGAAAACCTCAAGACCGAGGGCATCTTCCGCAAGACTGGCAACGTGGCCCGCCAAAGACTTCTCAAGGGTTTGGTTCTTGGAAATACTGGTGACTTCAACCTGAACGATAACACGTTCTCCCCCCACGACGTGGCCACCGTCCTCAAGCAGATCCTCTCTGAGATGCCCGACCCTCTGCTCACTCACAAACATTACGAGGCTCACCTCAAAATAGCTGGTAAGTAAAAGTCAAGAAAGTGATTGTTCATGTCATGAATAGCTGAATGGTGTTGAGAATGATCTATCATAGAAGTAAATTAACttagaaaataaatacaccAACATGCTTATATTCAATTGATTCCAATATTTAAAGACCGTTGAATTCATCTCCATTTCAGACATGACCAAGTTGTGTGTTTCGGAGCAACAGAAAAAGCACGCACTGGAGAAGCAAATCAAGTCCCTTCAGATGCTGATGTTGCTGCTGCCCCAGGAAAACGCCGCATTCCTCGAGACCCTCCTAAAGCTGCTGCACCGCACCGCAAGCTGCCCAGAGAACAAGATGACCGCCACATCCCTCGGTGTCGTATTCGCACCTAGCATCGTCTGTCCCCGAAAGCTTTCCGCCGAGGGCCTTCAGAGCGCCTCTGGAACCCTGAGCAACGCCGTCACGCTGATGATCGAGAATACGGATTCAATCTTCAAAGTCCCCCGCGAGATTGCAGCCGACGTAGCTAACTTCTGGCAGGAGAGGGAGAACCCGAGCATGGAGCTGCTCGCCGCTCAGGACTGCAACGAGGAGGACCGCGCAAATATACAGAAGGCGAAGGTGAGAACAATGGCGATGTACCATGTTGATTATTATATAATGgtagtttatttaaaattgggTTGAACAGTGCAAATTAAGCCGCCATCATTAAttggatattttttatcaaacagcatattttttcatatcGGGAAAATGCTAGAAACTGTATGAATCAGATTATATTCACCCAACAACTACGTTgaatatcaaatgttaaaaacatatgttaaaacgTTGAATTATACTCTTAAAATAGATTACtccaaaatttatttgttaaaagtcttgAAGGAAATGGCAGATGTGATAACTGATGTGAACCACCAATGTTGTATTTTCCAGAACCGCAGCTCGAGCGCCGTGAACACCGTCTACATGTTCGCGGAGAGAAAGTCGCCTGAGGAGTACAAATGCGCACAGGACACAAAGACTGTCCTGTCTCAGCTGATTGCCCATGTCCATTCTGCAAAGAAACTCCTTAAACCTTTAAACCGTGTCGGCAATGTGCAAAAGAGCAACAAGAAGGGAAACCATTCGCGCAGTAGGTCCTTCGGCGAATCAATAAAGGTACGCACCAGATAATGATTAAATTGTTACCTTAACATGAACATGAAAGATATAATCATTCAAACGGATATAAACGTGTATTCAGTTTGTGAAAGTAATATGTAGATAAAACATAACTCAGAAATATATTCATAGAACGCATACGTTCTTGCTGTTTTAATGGAAAAGATTGGGATAAAGTTacgaaaaacaattattataaagtAAGATTTTAGTAATCTTTGCATGTGTTAAGCATAAGCgatttgtttatttgcaaaaatatgattgcgttatttaatatttccttATTTCATCCTCTAGAAGCACCTCCCCCTGCTGTCGAATGTCAAGTTACATAACCTGCGCGACGACGAAGAATTGAAGTTAAGCGTGACTTCCCCTGTCATCACCGAAAACAGCGTCGCCAACATCACATACTTAAATACCCCATACAATAAATACACACCCGTCCTGGTAGGTACACATGATAAAGATATCGATAACATTAAAATAGACATTTAAACAGTATAACAAATTTAGCACTtactgttttttaaagaaatcagaaatattaattacatttaaaaaaaacaaatttattatacGCTAACAAGATTTATTCCGAGGAGAAGAAAATACGATGATTGtgataataaacaaatttaaatgagtGGGACTGTTTTGAATCAACTATTGTTTCTCCTTGCAGCGTCACAGTCAAGCTGTCCACATCGTCGACCTTGGTGCATCTACATGAAACACAGAGTTCCGCTCCTTCACGCAGCCCGGCTATGCGCTCATGGAACCATCACAAGACCTATGTCGCTCGTGTCATCCATCACGCAGGCGGTGAAAACCGTCCCG
Above is a genomic segment from Mya arenaria isolate MELC-2E11 chromosome 2, ASM2691426v1 containing:
- the LOC128216091 gene encoding rho GTPase-activating protein 19-like, whose protein sequence is MVCTPNKCSPASEKFTKMKEKYLIKKCNLKAMLKSKDLCEIESQRSGPTEAERGVVRLRDAMPEKIATFCKAHLSSLLHMDDHKLDEIVQTHVTDHNANKKNATTILSKKKERSASSTALSKELVYAMSKFVDYLSQSENLKTEGIFRKTGNVARQRLLKGLVLGNTGDFNLNDNTFSPHDVATVLKQILSEMPDPLLTHKHYEAHLKIADMTKLCVSEQQKKHALEKQIKSLQMLMLLLPQENAAFLETLLKLLHRTASCPENKMTATSLGVVFAPSIVCPRKLSAEGLQSASGTLSNAVTLMIENTDSIFKVPREIAADVANFWQERENPSMELLAAQDCNEEDRANIQKAKNRSSSAVNTVYMFAERKSPEEYKCAQDTKTVLSQLIAHVHSAKKLLKPLNRVGNVQKSNKKGNHSRSRSFGESIKKHLPLLSNVKLHNLRDDEELKLSVTSPVITENSVANITYLNTPYNKYTPVLRHSQAVHIVDLGAST